The Pontibacter pudoricolor genome contains a region encoding:
- a CDS encoding dipeptidyl-peptidase 3 family protein, translating to MKPRHLIFATALAVATVGCTSKTTEEGSTTTETATTTQAGDSLQQKLDMYTNVRLTADMSKLTEKERQMLPLLIEAGKIMDKLFWYEAYGKGDSLLAALDNAAAKQFVKINYGPWDRLNNNEPFIAGVGSKPAGSNFYPADMTKEEFEKANLKDKASLYTFVRRDANGKLITVPYHVQFKDDVKKASDLLKQAAALAEDAGLKKYLTLRAEALLTDNYQPSDLAWMDMKNNKVDVVIGPIETYEDALFGYKAAHEAYVLIKDMEWSERLAKYAAFLPELQRGLPVAANYKKETPGTDSDLNAYDVVFYGGDSNAGSKTIAINLPNDEEVQLKRGTRRLQLKNAMRAKFDKIMVPIADELIAEDQQKHVTFDAFFANTMFHEVAHGLGIKNTINSKGTVREALKEHASALEEGKADILGLYMITQLHEKGEVEGSLEDYYTTFLAGIFRSVRFGAASAHGKANMVRFNFFKENGAFERDETTGKYRVNYAKMREAMNKLSEKILTLQGNGDYAGVGNLLNEQGQVDAKLQADLDRLSKANIPVDVVFEQGVDVLGLK from the coding sequence ATGAAACCACGCCATTTAATATTCGCCACTGCACTGGCTGTTGCTACAGTTGGGTGTACAAGTAAAACTACGGAAGAAGGCAGCACAACCACTGAAACCGCTACCACTACTCAAGCCGGCGATAGCCTGCAACAGAAACTGGACATGTATACAAATGTGCGCCTGACGGCTGATATGAGCAAACTGACCGAAAAAGAGCGCCAGATGCTGCCATTGCTGATAGAAGCCGGTAAAATTATGGATAAGCTGTTCTGGTACGAAGCCTACGGCAAAGGCGATTCTTTACTTGCCGCGCTGGATAATGCTGCTGCCAAACAGTTTGTAAAGATCAACTATGGCCCCTGGGACCGTCTGAACAACAACGAGCCTTTTATAGCTGGCGTTGGCTCAAAACCGGCAGGATCAAACTTTTATCCTGCTGATATGACCAAGGAAGAGTTTGAGAAAGCCAATCTGAAAGACAAAGCCAGCCTGTATACGTTTGTGCGCCGTGATGCCAATGGCAAATTAATTACCGTGCCTTACCATGTGCAGTTTAAAGATGATGTTAAAAAAGCATCAGACCTGCTAAAACAAGCTGCCGCACTTGCCGAAGACGCAGGCCTTAAAAAATACCTGACGCTGCGCGCCGAAGCCCTGCTAACGGACAACTACCAGCCAAGCGACCTGGCCTGGATGGACATGAAAAACAACAAAGTTGATGTAGTGATAGGCCCGATAGAAACCTACGAAGATGCGCTGTTTGGTTATAAGGCAGCACACGAGGCTTATGTGTTGATTAAAGACATGGAGTGGAGCGAACGGCTGGCTAAATATGCTGCTTTTCTGCCTGAACTGCAGCGCGGCCTGCCTGTGGCTGCCAACTATAAAAAAGAAACGCCCGGCACCGATTCTGACCTGAATGCTTACGATGTGGTGTTTTATGGCGGCGACAGTAATGCAGGCAGCAAGACTATAGCTATAAACCTGCCAAACGACGAAGAAGTGCAACTGAAAAGAGGCACGCGTCGTCTGCAGCTGAAAAATGCCATGCGCGCCAAATTCGATAAAATTATGGTGCCGATTGCCGACGAACTGATTGCAGAAGACCAGCAAAAACACGTAACCTTCGATGCTTTTTTTGCTAACACCATGTTTCACGAAGTGGCGCACGGCTTAGGTATCAAAAATACCATTAACAGTAAAGGCACTGTTCGCGAAGCCCTGAAAGAACATGCATCTGCCCTGGAGGAAGGCAAAGCGGATATTCTGGGTTTGTACATGATCACGCAGTTGCACGAGAAAGGCGAAGTAGAAGGCAGCCTGGAAGATTATTACACCACGTTCCTGGCCGGTATTTTCCGGTCGGTTAGGTTTGGTGCGGCCAGTGCACATGGCAAGGCCAATATGGTTCGTTTCAACTTCTTTAAAGAGAACGGTGCTTTTGAGCGCGATGAAACAACAGGTAAATACCGTGTGAACTATGCTAAAATGCGCGAAGCTATGAACAAGCTGTCCGAAAAGATTCTGACACTGCAGGGCAACGGCGACTACGCGGGTGTAGGCAACTTGCTAAACGAGCAGGGGCAGGTAGATGCCAAACTGCAGGCCGACCTCGACCGTTTGAGTAAAGCCAATATTCCGGTGGATGTGGTGTTTGAGCAGGGCGTAGATGTACTTGGTCTGAAATAA
- a CDS encoding deoxynucleoside kinase, with product MHIAIVGNIGAGKTTLATKLSQHFKWDLYLEAVENNPYLKDFYEDMERWAFHLQVFFLNSRFGQVQQIQATDRDVIQDRTIYEDAHIFAKNLHQSGLMSTRDYDNYFALFQSMISMVKAPDLMIYLKADLPKLIGQIEKRNRDYESSISINYLRNLNEHYNEWMANYKQGKLLVIDVNNLDFVANPEDLGGIIEKIQAELFGLF from the coding sequence ATGCACATTGCGATCGTCGGTAACATTGGCGCCGGCAAAACTACCCTTGCCACAAAACTGTCTCAGCATTTTAAGTGGGACCTGTACCTGGAGGCAGTAGAAAATAACCCATACCTGAAGGATTTTTATGAGGACATGGAGCGTTGGGCCTTCCATTTACAGGTGTTTTTCCTGAATAGCCGCTTTGGGCAGGTGCAGCAGATACAGGCCACCGATCGTGATGTAATCCAGGACCGCACTATTTATGAAGATGCGCACATCTTTGCCAAGAACCTGCACCAGTCCGGGCTGATGAGCACCCGCGATTACGATAACTATTTCGCGCTGTTCCAGTCTATGATCAGTATGGTAAAAGCACCGGACCTGATGATTTACCTGAAAGCCGACCTGCCGAAACTGATAGGCCAGATTGAAAAACGTAACCGCGATTACGAAAGCAGCATCAGCATAAACTACCTGCGCAACCTGAACGAACATTACAACGAGTGGATGGCAAACTATAAGCAGGGCAAATTGCTGGTAATTGACGTTAACAACCTGGACTTTGTAGCGAACCCTGAAGACCTGGGCGGCATCATCGAGAAAATTCAGGCAGAACTTTTCGGCCTGTTTTAA
- a CDS encoding CDGSH iron-sulfur domain-containing protein translates to MSKTKITVNNNGSLRIEGDFEIVDKDGNVYGLGGRTLVSVCRCGLSKNKPFCDGSHKGHFEHDAQAFDLPEKKA, encoded by the coding sequence ATGTCAAAAACTAAAATAACCGTAAACAATAACGGATCGCTTCGCATTGAAGGTGACTTTGAAATAGTGGATAAGGATGGAAACGTATATGGCTTAGGTGGCCGCACGCTGGTTTCTGTGTGTCGTTGTGGTCTGTCTAAAAACAAACCGTTCTGCGACGGCTCGCACAAAGGCCACTTTGAGCACGATGCCCAGGCATTTGACCTGCCTGAAAAGAAGGCTTAA
- a CDS encoding putative signal transducing protein: MAERFVTIAAFNEPTEAHIMKGRLEAEGILCFLSDEHIVGAQPFYSVAVGGVKLKVTEQDEEEARAVLARIQGGSSEFLLDDNIELAPPMQEHVIATTCPNCGSDRIAEEKYNKTVFSLSYLLFGFPLPFLSHKYRCYNCGHAWKLK; the protein is encoded by the coding sequence ATGGCTGAACGCTTTGTAACTATAGCTGCTTTTAACGAACCCACCGAAGCCCACATTATGAAAGGCCGGCTGGAGGCGGAGGGCATCCTTTGCTTTCTTAGCGATGAGCATATAGTTGGTGCCCAGCCTTTTTACTCTGTGGCTGTTGGTGGCGTAAAACTTAAAGTTACTGAGCAGGACGAGGAAGAGGCACGTGCTGTGCTGGCCCGTATACAGGGCGGCAGCAGCGAGTTTTTATTGGATGACAATATAGAGCTTGCCCCGCCCATGCAGGAACATGTTATAGCTACAACCTGCCCCAACTGCGGTTCGGATCGTATTGCCGAAGAAAAATATAACAAAACAGTATTTTCGCTGAGTTACCTGCTCTTTGGTTTCCCGTTGCCTTTCCTGAGCCATAAATACAGGTGCTATAACTGTGGCCATGCCTGGAAGCTAAAATAA
- a CDS encoding acyl-CoA-binding protein — MATQQEFESAVERSKTLTERPSNDVLLKLYALYKQGSEGDVNTERPGGFDFKNIAKWDAWKKQEGKSQEEARAEYVQFVNELTSK, encoded by the coding sequence ATGGCTACACAACAGGAATTTGAAAGCGCGGTTGAGCGCTCAAAAACGTTAACCGAACGCCCATCGAACGATGTGCTGCTTAAACTATACGCCTTGTATAAGCAGGGCTCAGAAGGAGATGTGAACACAGAGCGCCCGGGCGGTTTCGACTTTAAGAATATTGCCAAATGGGATGCCTGGAAAAAACAGGAGGGTAAAAGCCAGGAAGAAGCCCGTGCGGAATATGTGCAGTTTGTAAACGAACTGACTTCAAAATAA
- a CDS encoding GAF domain-containing protein → MSNPRSSFHETVVSITNKDEIILSTDKFPFRTTLSLSPLVAYWENKANTDASCNISRVQELADLLRKTPALLEPVEDTALIDEHISTIDILMEDIFPSALWENDLRATVLPFHFESFYATPRLEELQLLGGGNYTEKLNLDLKTLLFRLTLSAYTIILEKFYKANFVVDQPFIFVIKDKFTQLERHYKLSIDLKFMDVKLTGKLKQLKPQEINFLINRYNNLDLWMKWLPPENFEFTGFAIYDFTDVTMEETISSLRYDLLEQDAVTSEGSIRSLQQKLRVLFGLPGIKFGLASCPAMQEFDTTYARKIWNGLVLTQNCDLKLDDLRSSIYEPVIKHGHTIIVEDLKLFASPTRIERILLEDGIRNLIIAPLQYEGRIIGLLEVASPIPGELNALSMIRLKEILPLFALAMHRGLEELRSSIQNVIKEKYTAIHPVVEWRFTQAAINFLDYRERNSTAEIEPIVFRDIYPLYGVSDVRNSATERNKAIQGDLLDQLVLAKEVLLSAKDNLPLPILDELTFKIDKFSQSIVSELGPDDEAQVLEFLRSEVEALFNYFLKTNPQTEQTIKRYKNAITNTHHVVYNKRRAYEESLYLINETISSFLDREEEKAQEIFPHYFEKYKTDGLEYNIYIGSSLLNSGNFEKIYLKNMRLWQLMLTCEIARRIQTLRATLKLPLEIAQLILVHSDPISIKFRLDEKKFDVDGASNIRYEVIKKRLDKATVRDNEERLTQPGKIAIVYTQQKEAVEYMRYIEFLQSEGYIEEDVEMLEVDEMQGVQGLRAIRVSVSFKEQLRHDIDSGDELLAIAQSASLN, encoded by the coding sequence ATGAGTAACCCAAGGAGCAGCTTCCACGAAACTGTTGTTTCCATCACAAATAAAGATGAGATTATTCTGAGTACGGACAAGTTTCCGTTCAGAACCACGCTTAGTCTGTCCCCGCTTGTTGCTTACTGGGAAAATAAAGCAAACACCGACGCTAGCTGTAACATTTCGCGTGTACAGGAACTGGCCGACCTGCTACGCAAAACTCCCGCCCTGCTGGAACCTGTAGAAGATACGGCGCTTATTGACGAACACATTAGTACAATAGATATACTGATGGAAGACATTTTCCCGAGTGCGCTGTGGGAAAACGACCTGCGCGCAACGGTTCTGCCTTTCCATTTCGAAAGTTTTTATGCTACTCCACGTCTCGAAGAGCTGCAACTGCTGGGTGGCGGCAACTACACCGAAAAACTGAACCTGGACCTGAAAACACTCTTATTCCGGCTTACGCTTTCGGCTTACACCATCATCCTGGAGAAATTTTATAAAGCAAATTTTGTAGTAGACCAGCCTTTTATTTTTGTTATAAAAGATAAATTCACGCAACTCGAGCGCCATTATAAACTGAGTATAGACCTTAAGTTTATGGATGTAAAACTGACCGGCAAGCTCAAACAACTGAAACCACAGGAAATAAACTTCCTGATAAACCGCTACAACAACCTGGATTTGTGGATGAAGTGGCTGCCCCCAGAAAACTTTGAGTTTACAGGATTTGCCATTTACGACTTTACGGATGTAACCATGGAAGAAACCATTTCTTCGCTGCGTTACGACCTGCTGGAGCAGGATGCCGTTACCTCAGAAGGCAGTATCAGGAGTTTGCAACAGAAGCTGCGTGTGCTGTTTGGCCTGCCGGGCATAAAATTCGGGCTTGCCTCCTGCCCTGCCATGCAGGAGTTTGATACAACGTATGCCCGTAAGATATGGAACGGACTGGTGCTTACCCAGAACTGCGACCTAAAACTGGATGACCTGCGCAGCTCTATTTACGAGCCCGTTATAAAGCATGGCCATACTATTATAGTAGAGGACCTGAAACTGTTCGCCAGCCCGACACGGATAGAACGCATTTTGCTGGAGGATGGTATCCGGAACCTGATCATCGCGCCGCTGCAATACGAAGGCCGTATTATTGGTTTACTGGAAGTTGCTTCCCCGATTCCCGGAGAGCTCAATGCGCTTTCCATGATCCGGTTAAAAGAAATACTACCGCTTTTTGCGCTGGCAATGCACCGTGGCCTGGAAGAACTCCGCAGTAGTATTCAGAACGTAATAAAAGAAAAATATACTGCCATACACCCTGTGGTAGAATGGCGCTTTACACAGGCTGCCATCAATTTCCTGGATTATAGGGAGCGCAACTCTACCGCTGAAATAGAGCCGATCGTATTCCGCGATATTTACCCGCTTTATGGTGTATCGGATGTGCGCAACTCTGCAACAGAGCGGAACAAAGCCATACAAGGTGATCTGCTGGATCAGTTAGTGCTTGCCAAAGAGGTGTTGCTTTCAGCTAAAGATAATCTGCCGTTGCCAATCCTGGATGAGCTTACCTTTAAGATTGATAAGTTCTCGCAAAGTATTGTGTCGGAACTGGGTCCTGATGATGAGGCGCAGGTGCTGGAATTTCTGAGATCAGAAGTTGAAGCTCTGTTTAATTACTTCCTGAAAACAAACCCGCAGACAGAGCAAACTATAAAAAGGTACAAAAACGCTATTACGAACACGCATCATGTGGTTTATAACAAGCGCCGTGCTTACGAAGAAAGCCTGTACCTGATAAACGAAACCATCTCCTCGTTCCTTGACAGGGAAGAAGAAAAGGCACAGGAAATATTCCCGCATTATTTTGAGAAGTACAAAACCGATGGACTGGAGTATAATATTTACATTGGGTCCTCTTTGCTGAACAGTGGCAACTTTGAGAAGATCTATCTTAAAAACATGCGCCTGTGGCAGCTTATGCTTACCTGCGAAATTGCCCGACGCATACAAACCCTGCGTGCCACGCTAAAACTACCTTTAGAAATTGCGCAGCTTATACTCGTGCACAGCGACCCTATCTCTATTAAGTTCAGGCTGGATGAGAAGAAATTTGATGTGGATGGCGCAAGCAACATACGCTACGAGGTTATAAAAAAACGTTTGGACAAAGCTACAGTACGCGATAACGAAGAGCGCCTTACCCAGCCCGGCAAGATTGCTATAGTTTATACCCAGCAAAAAGAGGCTGTTGAGTACATGCGTTACATCGAGTTTCTGCAGTCGGAGGGGTATATAGAGGAAGACGTGGAAATGCTGGAGGTGGATGAGATGCAGGGCGTGCAGGGCTTACGGGCCATTCGCGTTTCGGTAAGCTTTAAAGAGCAGTTGCGCCACGACATAGACTCCGGCGACGAACTACTTGCAATAGCGCAAAGTGCAAGTCTTAATTAA
- a CDS encoding TonB-dependent receptor domain-containing protein, whose translation MRFNLDHEISNRFNFSLSTNYINSIAKRGLTNNDNAGVSFGVALSSTPSFVDLFRDDSGLYPDNPFAASNFLQTRDLMTNKENIDRFLGGFTLNTNLYTTDLSSTKLVLRAGLDFYNLKTIAIFPRILQFERNGNQGTSIQGNNYNLNTNFAAFVVNNLSVADNTLDFTTTIGATRENFNQDQVLTIATQLIGSQTNLDQSSAVTVDQTQLPVRNKGLFFQEEVNFSDRIIATAGLRLDKSSNNADVNEFVAFPKFSLALNLANFGFWTQESINMLKLRAAYGEAGGFPPFGSKYTSFSPFNIGGNPGIIVPIQRGNADIKQERQKEFETGVDIGVLGDKAILEATYYVKTVSDLILVQNVPGSTGFSTRIVNAGELRNRGIELSLSSTPFDVAGFKWDSRISYWVNNSEITELDVPAFPLGGFGNTLGTFFIEEGKSATQIKGIKGDEGVVVLGDAAPDFQMNFHNFFTIKQNLTFSFLLHWKEGGDNINLTQLLTDLGGTSFDYDDDDEGDGIPNAKERTDALGVTAEPFVQDASYLRLREIGLYYTLPTSLLEGVFSGIVRQAKIGLSANNLFTITDYDSYDPEVSNFGGNGLSTGVDVTPFPSSKRYFLHLSIGF comes from the coding sequence CTGCGCTTTAACCTGGATCACGAGATCTCCAACCGATTTAATTTTAGTTTAAGCACCAACTATATCAATTCTATAGCAAAACGCGGCCTCACCAATAACGATAATGCCGGTGTTTCTTTTGGTGTAGCTTTATCCAGTACGCCAAGCTTTGTAGATTTATTCAGGGATGATAGCGGTTTGTATCCGGATAACCCGTTTGCAGCTTCCAACTTTCTGCAAACCCGCGACCTGATGACGAACAAAGAAAATATAGACCGTTTCCTGGGTGGCTTTACCTTAAATACAAACCTGTATACTACTGACTTAAGCAGTACCAAACTGGTATTACGTGCAGGCCTGGACTTTTACAACCTTAAAACGATCGCCATCTTCCCGAGAATATTACAGTTCGAGCGGAACGGGAATCAGGGCACCTCTATCCAGGGTAACAACTATAACCTGAACACCAACTTTGCTGCATTCGTTGTAAACAACCTGTCGGTGGCAGACAATACCCTTGATTTTACAACAACCATTGGCGCTACCCGCGAAAACTTCAACCAGGACCAGGTACTAACTATAGCCACGCAGCTTATTGGTTCCCAGACAAACCTGGACCAGTCGAGTGCTGTAACTGTGGATCAGACGCAGCTTCCGGTCAGAAACAAAGGGTTGTTCTTCCAGGAAGAAGTTAACTTCAGCGACCGCATCATTGCTACTGCAGGGTTGCGCCTTGATAAGTCATCAAATAACGCTGATGTAAATGAGTTCGTGGCTTTCCCTAAATTCTCGCTGGCCCTGAACCTTGCCAACTTCGGTTTCTGGACACAGGAGAGTATAAATATGCTCAAGCTTCGGGCAGCATACGGCGAGGCTGGCGGTTTCCCGCCATTTGGCTCTAAGTATACTTCATTTTCACCCTTCAATATTGGCGGAAACCCGGGTATTATAGTTCCGATACAGCGCGGTAACGCAGATATTAAACAGGAGCGTCAGAAAGAATTTGAAACCGGAGTAGACATTGGTGTACTGGGAGATAAGGCCATACTGGAAGCTACCTACTATGTGAAAACGGTCTCGGATCTTATATTGGTGCAGAACGTGCCGGGCTCAACCGGTTTCAGTACGCGCATAGTAAATGCCGGCGAGTTGCGAAACCGTGGCATAGAACTGTCACTTAGCTCAACTCCTTTCGATGTTGCCGGCTTTAAATGGGATTCCAGGATCAGTTACTGGGTTAACAACTCTGAAATAACAGAACTGGATGTTCCTGCTTTTCCGTTGGGAGGATTTGGTAATACATTGGGCACATTTTTTATAGAAGAAGGTAAATCAGCGACTCAGATCAAAGGTATAAAAGGTGATGAGGGCGTGGTTGTGCTTGGCGATGCTGCTCCGGATTTTCAGATGAACTTCCACAATTTCTTTACTATCAAACAGAACCTGACTTTCTCCTTCCTGTTGCACTGGAAAGAAGGCGGCGATAACATAAACCTGACCCAGTTGCTGACAGACCTCGGCGGCACCTCTTTTGATTATGATGATGACGACGAAGGAGATGGTATACCCAATGCCAAAGAGCGTACCGATGCCCTGGGGGTAACGGCAGAGCCCTTCGTGCAGGATGCATCTTACCTGCGGTTGCGTGAGATCGGGTTGTATTATACACTGCCCACCAGTTTACTGGAAGGTGTTTTCAGTGGTATAGTACGACAGGCTAAGATCGGGCTATCTGCCAATAACCTGTTTACCATAACCGATTATGACAGCTACGACCCCGAAGTCTCCAACTTCGGTGGCAACGGATTGTCTACCGGGGTGGATGTAACCCCTTTCCCTTCCTCTAAAAGGTATTTCCTGCATCTCTCTATCGGTTTCTAA
- a CDS encoding RagB/SusD family nutrient uptake outer membrane protein: MKRYINALKVKPVMALLAVIGMLPACEIDDIPDPNNPTVESVLVNATVDDLNNLVVGTEAGMRTFLATYYDNMGMIGREHYRFSSADPRFTADLLGKGSSVLDDNTFYTTNPWAGRYRVVKNTNILIASANNTTLISDEEREGYLAFANTIKAHQLLLNLTMMYEPGIRLDVNDPDNLGPFVEREAALDSIALLLDEGAAHIAAAGEEFPFTLSEGFDGFNDPEGFLQFNRALAARVAVYREEFGEALELLGDSFLDLSTDFDKGVYYTFSSSSGDLLNPVFVAPNSSGEIRIAHPSYISDIAPNDDRISKVLLRDEAASLDNLSGKYDVAVYKTNTDPIPIIRNEELILIYAETNIQTGNTLEAVRALNIIRQGHGVGPYVGPLTEEALIDEMLYQRRYSLYFEGHRWVDMRRYNRLDELPIDRPGDDVWTTFPKPFIEQAF, encoded by the coding sequence ATGAAAAGGTATATAAATGCATTAAAAGTTAAACCGGTAATGGCGCTTCTGGCAGTAATAGGCATGTTGCCAGCCTGCGAAATTGATGATATTCCGGATCCCAATAACCCAACTGTTGAATCTGTGCTGGTAAACGCGACAGTGGACGACCTGAATAACCTGGTGGTAGGTACTGAAGCTGGCATGCGTACGTTCTTAGCCACTTATTATGATAACATGGGTATGATTGGCCGTGAACACTATCGTTTTTCCAGTGCTGACCCACGTTTTACTGCCGATCTGTTAGGGAAGGGTAGTTCTGTGCTGGATGATAACACGTTTTATACTACAAACCCCTGGGCAGGTCGCTACAGGGTGGTAAAGAATACAAATATCCTGATTGCATCGGCCAACAATACGACATTGATCTCAGATGAAGAGCGGGAGGGCTATCTGGCTTTTGCAAATACCATAAAAGCGCATCAGTTGCTCCTTAACCTGACCATGATGTATGAGCCGGGTATCCGATTAGATGTTAATGACCCTGATAATCTCGGGCCATTTGTGGAACGGGAAGCGGCCCTGGATTCGATTGCGTTGTTGCTGGATGAAGGGGCAGCGCATATTGCAGCTGCCGGTGAGGAGTTTCCGTTTACGTTATCAGAAGGATTTGACGGTTTTAACGATCCGGAAGGTTTTCTGCAGTTTAACCGGGCGCTTGCTGCGCGTGTAGCCGTTTACCGTGAAGAATTTGGAGAAGCCCTGGAGTTACTGGGAGATTCGTTTTTAGACCTGAGTACCGATTTTGATAAAGGGGTGTACTATACATTCAGTTCTTCTTCCGGCGACCTGCTGAATCCGGTGTTCGTGGCACCAAATTCCTCTGGAGAAATACGCATTGCACATCCAAGTTATATTAGCGACATCGCACCAAATGATGACCGGATCTCGAAAGTATTACTACGGGATGAAGCTGCATCCCTTGATAATTTGTCGGGCAAGTACGATGTAGCAGTGTATAAGACAAACACAGACCCGATCCCGATTATCCGCAACGAAGAACTGATTCTGATTTATGCAGAGACAAACATACAGACCGGAAATACTTTGGAAGCTGTACGGGCGCTGAACATTATCAGGCAAGGGCATGGGGTAGGGCCGTATGTCGGGCCGCTTACAGAAGAAGCGCTTATAGATGAAATGCTATATCAGCGTCGCTATTCTTTATACTTTGAAGGGCACCGTTGGGTAGATATGCGCCGTTACAACCGGCTGGATGAATTGCCTATCGATCGTCCCGGAGATGATGTGTGGACCACTTTTCCAAAACCATTTATTGAGCAGGCTTTTTAA
- a CDS encoding carboxypeptidase-like regulatory domain-containing protein, which produces MKKHYSLKLLALLCWLLPFIVQGQTTVSGRVTDSGSGNALPGVAVVVVGTTTGTSTDVNGNYSITLPSENGRITFSFLGYVSQTVSVTPALTELNIRLVQKATSLSEVVVTGLATTVKRTNAANAVSTINTREISGITTPQTMDAAISGKLVGANVVQNSGAPGGGIAMKLRGVTSIFGNAQPLYVIDGIIVDNSSISGGLNVVTAAANQGNASNQDNASNRIADINPDDIETIEVLKGASAAAIYGSLAAAGVVIITTKRGTAGKTLVDVSQDVGFTKAAHLLGMRNFTEERVASTYLDRPELVEQFIEARNAGRLIDYEKELYGNKGMLYNTRLNISGGSEKTQFYVGGLVQNEEGIIKRTGYEKSHCALTWITRSPTDLILV; this is translated from the coding sequence ATGAAAAAGCATTACTCGCTTAAGCTGCTGGCTTTGCTATGCTGGCTTTTGCCGTTTATAGTGCAGGGGCAAACTACTGTTAGCGGCAGAGTTACTGATTCCGGATCAGGTAATGCGCTGCCAGGCGTAGCAGTTGTGGTGGTGGGTACCACTACAGGCACCAGTACCGATGTAAACGGTAATTATTCCATTACCCTGCCTTCTGAAAATGGCAGAATCACCTTCTCGTTTCTGGGGTATGTATCGCAAACAGTAAGCGTTACTCCGGCTTTAACAGAACTTAACATCCGGCTTGTTCAAAAAGCCACCAGTCTCAGCGAAGTTGTAGTGACGGGTCTTGCTACAACTGTAAAACGGACAAATGCCGCGAATGCAGTCTCTACTATAAATACCCGTGAGATATCAGGCATCACAACGCCCCAGACCATGGATGCTGCTATCAGTGGCAAACTGGTGGGCGCAAACGTTGTCCAGAACTCGGGCGCGCCGGGCGGGGGTATTGCCATGAAACTGCGCGGGGTAACTTCCATTTTTGGCAATGCGCAGCCACTCTATGTTATTGATGGGATAATTGTAGACAACTCCAGCATTTCAGGTGGACTGAATGTGGTTACAGCTGCTGCCAACCAGGGAAATGCATCAAACCAGGATAACGCTTCTAACCGCATAGCAGATATCAACCCCGACGACATAGAAACGATAGAAGTACTGAAAGGTGCCTCCGCAGCTGCTATTTATGGTTCGCTGGCAGCAGCAGGCGTTGTTATCATCACAACAAAACGTGGAACGGCTGGCAAAACCTTGGTTGATGTTTCGCAGGATGTGGGATTTACCAAGGCTGCACATTTATTAGGTATGCGCAATTTTACAGAAGAGCGGGTAGCCTCTACTTACCTTGACCGACCTGAACTTGTTGAACAGTTTATAGAAGCACGTAATGCAGGCCGCCTGATTGATTACGAAAAGGAACTATACGGCAACAAGGGGATGCTGTATAATACCCGCCTGAACATAAGCGGCGGAAGCGAAAAAACACAGTTTTATGTAGGTGGCCTGGTGCAGAATGAAGAAGGTATTATTAAACGAACTGGCTACGAAAAAAGTCACTGCGCTTTAACCTGGATCACGAGATCTCCAACCGATTTAATTTTAGTTTAA